A stretch of the Glutamicibacter sp. JL.03c genome encodes the following:
- a CDS encoding 3-isopropylmalate dehydrogenase, which produces MNSYSIAVVPGDGIGPEVMDGALKVLAAAEETFGIGLEYHRYAAGAQHYLATGELWNRDLEQQLRTHDAVLFGAMGDPSVQPGILERGFILAMRQAFEQAVNLRPVKLYPGVATPIAGLTPERCDVVIVRENTEGAYVGQGSTIHANTANTVAVQESVNTRAGIERVVEYSFKLAMSRRRKLTLCHKKNILIEAGKLWQEVVDSVAARYPEVQVDYVHVDAMCFHLPIAPEKFDVVVTDNLFGDIITDLGAVIQGGLGVAASGNLNLDGSAPSMFEAIHGSAPDIAGKGWANPVGAILSAAMMLAHLGEKTAAQAIETAAVTVLKDLPELAGPGMGMTTNEVAAAISSQVRADFTKVEGLSVMESLANSR; this is translated from the coding sequence ATGAACAGCTACTCCATCGCAGTAGTACCCGGAGACGGAATTGGTCCCGAGGTCATGGATGGCGCGCTAAAAGTGCTGGCGGCCGCAGAAGAGACGTTCGGCATCGGCCTGGAATACCACCGCTACGCAGCGGGGGCGCAACATTATCTGGCCACTGGAGAACTATGGAACCGCGACCTTGAACAACAACTTCGAACGCACGATGCCGTGCTCTTCGGGGCCATGGGAGACCCGTCGGTGCAGCCGGGAATCCTGGAACGAGGATTCATCCTCGCGATGCGGCAGGCCTTCGAGCAAGCGGTCAACCTGCGCCCGGTCAAGCTCTATCCCGGCGTAGCGACTCCGATCGCTGGCCTCACGCCGGAACGCTGCGATGTGGTCATCGTGCGTGAAAACACCGAAGGAGCCTACGTCGGCCAGGGGTCGACGATCCATGCCAATACGGCCAATACCGTTGCTGTGCAGGAGTCGGTCAATACCAGGGCAGGCATCGAGCGAGTCGTCGAATATTCCTTCAAGCTCGCCATGAGCCGCCGCCGGAAACTGACGCTCTGCCACAAGAAAAACATCCTCATCGAAGCCGGAAAACTCTGGCAAGAAGTCGTTGATTCCGTGGCAGCACGATACCCCGAAGTCCAGGTGGACTACGTCCACGTTGATGCCATGTGCTTCCACCTTCCCATTGCGCCGGAAAAGTTCGACGTCGTGGTCACGGATAACCTGTTTGGCGATATCATCACGGATTTGGGCGCTGTCATCCAAGGTGGCCTAGGTGTTGCCGCTAGCGGGAACCTGAACCTTGATGGCTCGGCTCCGAGCATGTTCGAAGCGATTCACGGATCAGCGCCGGACATTGCCGGCAAAGGCTGGGCGAATCCGGTAGGCGCGATTCTCTCAGCGGCGATGATGCTGGCCCATCTCGGGGAAAAGACCGCAGCGCAGGCCATCGAAACCGCAGCGGTGACCGTGCTGAAGGATTTGCCGGAACTGGCCGGTCCGGGAATGGGAATGACTACCAATGAGGTTGCCGCAGCAATTTCCTCGCAGGTCCGCGCTGATTTCACCAAGGTGGAAGGGCTCTCGGTGATGGAAAGCCTGGCAAATAGCCGCTGA
- a CDS encoding GntR family transcriptional regulator: MAAETAGLISERIFSGWYEQGEQLRQASLSEQLEVSRTPLRDALNLLENDGLIKFDESGRATVKAMTSRALKDAMHYRRMIETGACDLLQRNDAAVQLADFQKSLASLASDPSPRNRSRFHTELLECTRNDHLRRGVPMVRLTEEVWLPARPWYREFENQLFRFTEVASEAIVHGSVPDARREIKNYFDQLLQLIENNERTTL, translated from the coding sequence TTGGCGGCTGAAACCGCGGGCCTGATCAGTGAACGCATTTTCTCCGGGTGGTACGAGCAAGGGGAACAGCTGCGGCAAGCATCCTTGTCGGAGCAATTGGAAGTGAGCAGAACCCCCTTGCGGGATGCGTTGAACCTGCTGGAAAACGACGGGCTGATCAAGTTCGATGAATCTGGCCGAGCCACCGTGAAAGCAATGACGTCTCGTGCCCTCAAGGATGCAATGCACTACCGGCGAATGATCGAAACAGGGGCGTGCGACCTCTTGCAGCGCAATGACGCAGCCGTACAGCTTGCCGATTTCCAGAAGTCTTTGGCAAGCCTGGCTAGCGACCCATCGCCTCGAAACCGGTCAAGATTTCACACAGAGCTGCTCGAATGCACGCGCAATGATCACCTGCGCCGCGGCGTGCCGATGGTGCGGCTGACAGAGGAGGTCTGGCTGCCCGCCCGACCCTGGTATCGGGAATTCGAGAACCAGCTATTTCGATTTACCGAGGTGGCCAGTGAAGCGATCGTGCACGGTTCGGTGCCCGATGCGCGCCGCGAGATCAAGAACTACTTCGACCAACTGCTCCAACTTATCGAGAACAATGAAAGGACCACGCTATGA
- a CDS encoding aldehyde dehydrogenase family protein gives MVSTYLNAYPEGLPIGNQWVPCGEGVDIVFPYDSSVVATAPVGSVEDAEHALNAAEQVAAEVEHLSTGTRRAILSSVHDRLAEHRGELENLLVLETGKPLVDCRVEVARTLTTWSSAAEEVAHIHGETVPLDLQPAGEGMMGFWVRKPAGIVIGIAGFNYPLLLASHKLAPAIAAGCPIILKPAPNTPLATLWAVHIIREVLAEYGVGRSAVQLVTGGIDVGERLVGDPRSAVVSFTGSAAVGHQIARNAAPRKTVLELGSNTGFIVAADASIPDAVDAVLRGGFYANGQACISIQRVLLDQEIAQEFQTHLLARIKEVVVGDPRAADTRVAPVINEASTQRILGWLNDAVERGAQVLAGGALEGRSLQPTVVRDVPRDLALWSEEIFGPVVCLETVPDLDTAFEVLNDSRYGLQAAIYSSSLNTAFRAIDTLKVGGVVVNEIPGFRSDIMPYGGVKDSGIGREGPRFAIEEFTVTRMALIRP, from the coding sequence ATGGTGTCGACTTATCTGAATGCTTATCCCGAAGGCCTGCCAATCGGCAACCAGTGGGTTCCGTGTGGAGAGGGCGTTGATATTGTCTTCCCCTACGACTCCTCGGTGGTTGCCACAGCACCGGTGGGAAGCGTGGAAGATGCCGAGCACGCCTTGAATGCCGCCGAGCAAGTTGCGGCCGAGGTCGAACACCTGAGCACTGGTACGCGCCGTGCCATTTTGTCATCCGTGCATGATCGGCTGGCGGAGCATCGCGGCGAACTGGAGAACCTTCTGGTCCTGGAAACCGGGAAGCCATTGGTTGACTGCCGGGTGGAAGTAGCTCGAACCCTCACCACTTGGTCTTCGGCGGCCGAAGAAGTCGCCCACATTCATGGCGAGACGGTGCCGCTGGATCTGCAGCCCGCAGGCGAAGGCATGATGGGCTTCTGGGTTCGCAAACCGGCAGGAATTGTCATAGGCATCGCGGGCTTCAACTACCCGCTGCTGCTGGCAAGCCACAAGCTGGCACCGGCCATCGCCGCTGGATGCCCGATCATCCTCAAGCCGGCGCCCAATACTCCGCTCGCCACATTATGGGCCGTGCACATCATCCGCGAGGTCCTGGCTGAATACGGCGTTGGCCGTAGCGCAGTCCAGCTTGTCACCGGCGGCATCGATGTGGGCGAGCGGCTGGTGGGCGATCCACGCTCGGCGGTGGTTTCCTTCACCGGTTCCGCCGCCGTCGGACATCAGATCGCCAGGAATGCCGCACCACGTAAAACCGTGCTCGAGCTTGGCTCCAATACCGGGTTCATCGTCGCGGCGGATGCCAGCATTCCAGATGCCGTAGACGCTGTGCTCCGCGGTGGGTTCTATGCCAACGGCCAGGCCTGCATCTCCATCCAGCGTGTATTGCTGGACCAGGAAATAGCCCAGGAGTTCCAGACCCATCTTCTGGCGCGGATCAAGGAAGTTGTTGTAGGTGACCCGCGCGCCGCAGACACCCGGGTAGCGCCGGTCATCAATGAGGCGTCAACCCAACGGATTCTGGGCTGGCTCAACGATGCCGTAGAACGAGGCGCTCAAGTGCTGGCAGGTGGCGCACTCGAAGGACGGTCCCTTCAGCCGACCGTGGTTCGCGACGTCCCGAGGGACCTGGCGTTATGGAGCGAAGAGATCTTCGGACCGGTTGTCTGCCTGGAAACGGTTCCCGATCTTGATACGGCTTTTGAAGTGCTCAACGACTCCCGGTATGGATTGCAGGCCGCCATCTACAGCAGCTCGCTCAACACAGCTTTCCGCGCTATCGACACGCTCAAGGTCGGCGGAGTGGTTGTCAATGAGATCCCCGGTTTCAGGTCCGACATCATGCCATATGGAGGAGTCAAGGATTCCGGCATCGGCCGTGAAGGCCCTCGCTTCGCCATCGAGGAATTCACGGTCACGCGCATGGCCCTGATTCGTCCCTAA
- a CDS encoding SDR family NAD(P)-dependent oxidoreductase, translating to MDYTQLFQFSSRRVLVIGAGSGIGREAALALNAHNAQVICADLNEEAAQETASMLGDTATAIKLNVLDQEAVQAAAEKYQDISALVFTAAMNVRKRIVDYTMDEFDKVVNLNLRASFSLIQAFAPRLAANGGGSIIGVASIRASVVEPGQSVYSATKAALVQLVRTAAAEFGEHAVRVNVIAPGVVETPLTAQIKANEEWYNAYANKSALGRWAKPEEMAGAIVYLASDASSFVTGSVLSVDGGWTAIDGRFTPPN from the coding sequence GTGGACTACACACAGTTATTCCAGTTCTCCTCACGCCGCGTTCTGGTAATCGGAGCCGGCAGCGGCATCGGACGCGAAGCAGCCCTTGCCCTCAACGCCCACAATGCCCAGGTCATCTGCGCAGATCTCAACGAAGAAGCAGCTCAAGAGACAGCAAGCATGCTAGGCGACACCGCGACGGCCATCAAGCTCAACGTCCTGGACCAGGAAGCAGTCCAAGCAGCCGCAGAAAAGTACCAAGACATCTCCGCTCTGGTGTTCACCGCCGCGATGAACGTGCGCAAGCGCATTGTCGATTACACCATGGATGAATTCGACAAAGTCGTGAACTTGAATCTGCGCGCCTCGTTCTCGCTGATCCAGGCCTTCGCTCCCCGCCTGGCAGCCAATGGCGGCGGGTCCATCATCGGCGTGGCTTCAATCCGCGCTTCCGTTGTAGAGCCCGGACAGAGCGTCTACTCGGCAACCAAGGCCGCACTCGTGCAGCTGGTCCGTACAGCAGCCGCAGAATTCGGCGAGCACGCGGTACGCGTGAATGTCATCGCCCCGGGCGTAGTTGAAACCCCGCTGACCGCGCAAATCAAGGCCAATGAAGAATGGTACAACGCCTACGCCAATAAGAGCGCCCTTGGGCGGTGGGCCAAACCAGAGGAAATGGCTGGCGCCATCGTCTACTTGGCTTCCGACGCTTCGAGCTTCGTGACCGGTTCCGTGCTCAGCGTTGATGGCGGCTGGACCGCCATCGACGGACGTTTCACACCGCCGAACTGA